One part of the Acetoanaerobium sticklandii genome encodes these proteins:
- a CDS encoding DNA polymerase III subunit alpha — MDKKFVHLHLHTQYSLLDGFAKIDKLIQRAKDYSMDAVAITDHGVMFGVIDFYKKAKANGIKPIIGCEVYTASRTYKDKEGIDKKSGHLILLAENEKGYRNLVKLVSMGFVEGFYYKPRIDYKILKEHSEGLIGLSACLAGEIQQKLMNGQYKEAKEIALMLRDIFGENNFFLELQDHGIREQKKVNIFLRKLSQDTGIPLVATNDVHYVDKDDAKTHDILLCIQTGKTLADEHKMEFETDEFYFKSQSEMYELFPDDAQALRNTWEIANRCNVDFDFNTIHLPEYSVPENKAPSEYLRQLCQDGLVDRYKTIDSKLQERLDFELNVIENMGYVEYFLIVWDFIDFSKRSNIMVGPGRGSAAGSIVAYTLGITDIDPIKYGLLFERFLNPERVSMPDIDIDFCYEKREKVIDYVREKYGSDHVSQIITFGTLGARSSIRDVGRVMGISYSDVDKVAKEIPFALNMTIEKALDLNPNLRKIYNEDEKARELIDVAKNVEGLPRHASTHAAGVVISKEPVDHYVPLYTQDNAVTTQFPMTTLEELGLLKMDFLGLRTLTVIQKAIDIILRTRNITIDFSNSDYDDKAVYELLSSGDTLGVFQLESSGMRQFMKELKPETFEDIVAGISLYRPGPMDSIPLYIKNKNNPDSVVYDHESIRPILEVTRGILVYQEQVMQVVRDLAGYSYGRSDLVRRAMSKKKMDVMEEERRNFVYGKEDENGNIEINGCVRNGIPEKIANKIFDDMIDFANYAFNKSHAAAYAVLAYETAYLKAYYPVEFMAAIMTSVMGNTDKVVEYIRECERLKIEVLKPDVNKSFTEFAVENNHIRYSLCAVKNVGVHFVENLVAEREEKGIYIDFDDFAKRLDKKDINKRTIESLIKCGAFDELIPNRASIMAGYEKILSSISNSRKNNIEGQVSLFDTQLQNEVKAKIIELSEFNDKEKLQMEKEVLGLYLSGHPLNEYKDMLSRITTTTTLTLREMKDNYIENQFKDNMSVKIGGVINKKSIKSTKNKDMMAFLTLEDIYGTVEIIVFPKIFLKESSLLQEDVAILVHGRLSLKEDEEPKIIAEKIESLSNQMDNSLYLRVNNIEDKDLLKEIKKVINQYPGNTYIYYFDSKSKKVFAPQKIEAVELCEELLEELADIIGEDNIKIK, encoded by the coding sequence ATGGATAAGAAATTTGTGCATCTTCATCTTCATACTCAGTATAGTTTGCTGGATGGATTTGCCAAAATTGATAAACTAATACAACGCGCCAAGGATTACTCAATGGATGCTGTAGCAATAACAGACCATGGAGTTATGTTTGGCGTTATTGATTTTTATAAAAAAGCAAAGGCAAATGGAATTAAGCCTATAATAGGCTGTGAGGTATATACAGCCTCAAGAACATATAAGGACAAAGAAGGAATAGATAAAAAATCAGGGCATCTAATACTTCTTGCAGAAAATGAAAAGGGTTATAGAAATCTAGTAAAGCTAGTATCTATGGGTTTTGTTGAGGGCTTTTATTATAAGCCTAGAATAGACTACAAAATACTAAAGGAGCATTCAGAGGGATTAATTGGACTATCGGCCTGTCTAGCAGGAGAAATCCAGCAAAAGCTTATGAATGGTCAATATAAAGAAGCGAAAGAAATTGCACTGATGCTCAGAGATATATTTGGTGAAAACAATTTTTTTCTAGAGCTTCAAGATCATGGAATAAGAGAGCAGAAAAAGGTAAATATATTTCTTAGAAAGCTTTCTCAGGACACGGGAATACCTCTAGTAGCAACCAATGATGTTCATTATGTGGATAAAGACGATGCTAAAACCCATGATATTCTCTTATGTATCCAAACTGGAAAAACCTTAGCAGATGAGCATAAAATGGAATTTGAAACAGATGAATTCTATTTTAAGTCGCAATCAGAAATGTATGAACTGTTTCCGGATGATGCGCAGGCACTTAGAAATACTTGGGAAATTGCCAATAGATGCAATGTGGATTTTGATTTTAATACTATTCATTTGCCTGAATACAGCGTACCGGAAAACAAAGCTCCTAGCGAGTATCTTAGACAGCTGTGCCAAGATGGCCTCGTAGATAGATATAAAACCATAGATTCTAAGCTTCAAGAAAGACTGGATTTTGAACTTAATGTAATAGAAAATATGGGTTATGTTGAATACTTCCTTATAGTTTGGGATTTTATAGATTTTTCGAAAAGAAGCAATATAATGGTAGGCCCAGGTAGGGGCTCTGCGGCTGGTTCAATTGTAGCCTATACTCTAGGTATTACTGATATAGACCCAATAAAATATGGCTTGCTATTTGAACGCTTTTTAAACCCTGAGAGGGTTTCGATGCCAGATATAGATATAGATTTTTGCTATGAAAAAAGAGAAAAAGTAATTGATTATGTAAGAGAAAAATATGGAAGCGACCATGTATCACAAATCATAACCTTTGGAACCCTTGGAGCTCGTTCATCTATACGAGATGTAGGAAGAGTTATGGGAATAAGCTACAGTGATGTGGATAAAGTAGCAAAGGAAATACCTTTTGCCCTAAACATGACAATTGAAAAGGCGCTTGATTTAAATCCTAATCTAAGAAAAATATACAACGAAGATGAAAAAGCAAGAGAGCTTATAGATGTAGCTAAAAACGTAGAGGGTTTGCCAAGACATGCTTCTACCCACGCAGCAGGAGTTGTTATATCAAAGGAACCCGTAGATCATTATGTGCCTTTATATACTCAAGATAACGCTGTGACTACGCAGTTTCCTATGACCACTCTAGAAGAGCTAGGGCTGCTTAAAATGGATTTCTTAGGGCTTCGTACTCTTACAGTTATCCAAAAGGCAATAGATATAATATTAAGAACAAGAAATATAACCATAGATTTTTCAAATAGCGATTACGATGATAAGGCAGTATATGAGCTTCTTTCGTCTGGAGATACTCTAGGCGTATTTCAGCTTGAAAGCAGTGGCATGAGACAGTTTATGAAAGAGCTTAAGCCAGAGACCTTCGAAGATATAGTAGCTGGGATTTCGCTTTACAGACCAGGACCAATGGATTCTATTCCTTTATATATAAAGAATAAAAACAATCCTGATTCTGTAGTTTACGACCATGAATCAATACGCCCGATATTAGAAGTAACTAGAGGAATATTAGTATATCAAGAGCAGGTTATGCAAGTGGTTAGAGATTTAGCTGGATATTCCTATGGCAGGTCAGACCTAGTTAGAAGAGCTATGAGTAAGAAAAAAATGGATGTCATGGAAGAAGAAAGACGTAATTTTGTATATGGAAAAGAAGACGAAAATGGAAATATAGAAATTAATGGATGTGTAAGAAATGGAATTCCAGAAAAAATAGCCAACAAAATATTTGATGATATGATAGATTTTGCAAATTATGCTTTTAATAAATCTCATGCAGCGGCTTACGCTGTGCTTGCTTATGAAACAGCATATTTAAAGGCGTACTATCCTGTTGAATTTATGGCAGCTATAATGACGAGCGTCATGGGAAATACAGATAAAGTTGTAGAATATATCAGAGAATGCGAAAGGCTAAAAATAGAAGTCCTAAAGCCAGATGTCAACAAAAGCTTCACAGAGTTTGCAGTTGAAAATAACCACATAAGATATAGCCTATGTGCAGTAAAAAATGTAGGGGTACATTTTGTGGAAAATCTGGTAGCTGAAAGAGAAGAAAAGGGCATATATATTGATTTTGATGACTTTGCAAAAAGACTAGATAAAAAGGATATAAACAAAAGAACCATTGAGAGCCTTATAAAATGTGGAGCCTTTGATGAGCTGATACCAAATAGAGCTAGTATCATGGCTGGATATGAAAAAATCCTTTCTAGTATTTCAAATTCAAGGAAAAATAATATAGAAGGACAGGTTTCTCTTTTCGATACTCAGCTTCAAAATGAAGTAAAAGCTAAAATCATAGAGCTTTCGGAGTTTAATGATAAAGAAAAGCTTCAGATGGAAAAAGAAGTACTTGGACTTTACTTAAGTGGCCATCCACTTAATGAATATAAGGATATGCTATCTAGAATAACAACTACAACAACCTTAACGCTAAGAGAAATGAAAGATAATTACATTGAAAACCAATTCAAAGATAATATGAGCGTAAAAATTGGTGGAGTAATAAATAAGAAAAGCATAAAATCGACTAAGAATAAAGACATGATGGCTTTTTTAACCCTAGAGGACATATATGGAACAGTGGAAATAATAGTGTTTCCTAAAATTTTTCTTAAAGAATCTTCTCTTTTGCAAGAAGATGTAGCAATCCTAGTTCATGGAAGATTATCCTTAAAGGAAGATGAAGAACCAAAAATAATTGCAGAAAAAATTGAATCTCTTTCAAATCAAATGGATAATTCTCTATATTTAAGGGTAAATAATATTGAGGACAAAGACTTGTTAAAAGAAATTAAAAAAGTAATAAATCAATATCCTGGAAATACCTATATTTATTATTTTGATAGCAAATCAAAAAAAGTATTTGCTCCTCAAAAAATAGAAGCTGTAGAATTGTGTGAGGAATTGCTCGAAGAGTTAGCAGATATAATAGGTGAAGATAATATTAAGATAAAGTAA
- the pfkA gene encoding 6-phosphofructokinase, translated as MKKIAVLTSGGDAPGMNAAIRAVVRYSIYHDIKVYGVQRGYKGLMEGELQEMSISSVGDIIHRGGTILRSARSLEFKEKEGQKKALNVLDVFKIDGLVVIGGDGSFMGAKALSEQGFPAIGIPGTIDNDLAYTDFTIGFDTAVNTALDAISKLRDTTSSHERVSIIEVMGRNCGDIALYAGLAGGAEAILVPEMPYDLDEICKKLISSNNRGKTQSIILVAEGVGSATEIGHVIQERTGLEARSTILGHIQRGGTPSATDRLLGSRLGGAAVQLLIDGKSSRVVGIKDNDIIDLDIHEALSMKRQFNLDMYNLAQILSI; from the coding sequence ATGAAGAAAATTGCAGTATTAACAAGTGGGGGAGATGCTCCTGGAATGAATGCTGCTATCAGAGCGGTAGTAAGATACTCAATTTATCATGATATTAAGGTATACGGAGTTCAAAGAGGCTATAAAGGTCTCATGGAAGGCGAGCTACAAGAAATGTCAATTTCATCTGTAGGCGATATTATCCATAGAGGAGGTACTATACTTCGCTCAGCTAGATCTTTAGAATTTAAAGAAAAAGAAGGTCAAAAAAAGGCTTTAAATGTTTTAGATGTATTTAAAATAGACGGCTTAGTAGTAATCGGTGGAGATGGTTCATTTATGGGAGCTAAAGCACTCAGTGAACAGGGCTTTCCTGCAATAGGTATTCCAGGAACGATTGACAATGACTTGGCATATACAGATTTTACTATAGGCTTTGATACAGCTGTAAACACTGCTCTAGATGCAATCAGTAAGCTTAGAGATACTACCTCCTCGCATGAAAGAGTGAGCATAATTGAAGTGATGGGCAGAAACTGTGGGGACATAGCATTATACGCAGGACTAGCAGGTGGAGCTGAGGCAATTTTAGTTCCAGAAATGCCTTATGATTTGGATGAAATATGCAAAAAGCTTATAAGCTCAAATAATAGAGGAAAAACTCAAAGTATAATTTTAGTTGCAGAGGGTGTAGGCTCAGCTACAGAAATAGGCCACGTGATACAAGAAAGAACTGGACTAGAGGCGAGATCTACCATACTTGGACATATACAAAGAGGTGGAACACCATCAGCTACAGACAGACTACTTGGAAGCAGGCTAGGAGGAGCGGCAGTTCAGCTTCTAATAGATGGAAAATCTTCTAGAGTTGTAGGAATTAAAGACAATGACATTATAGATTTGGATATACATGAAGCGCTTAGCATGAAAAGACAATTTAATTTAGATATGTACAATCTAGCTCAGATACTTTCTATATAG